CGCGCCATAACTTGCGCATGTTAAATTTTGATTTTCTGGATCATCACTTCCACTGACGTTACGGCGCATGATGTGGTAGGATGACAAATGACACCGACAACACCCCATCAGAAACAGCAGTCGAGCGCCGAAAATCGCCGCCAGCTGGAAGAGTCCGTCTCTCGCGCCATGGAGCGCTACAAGAGCGACTTCGAGGCCGTCCGCGCCAAGAGCGAGCGCCTGCGCATCGCCCGCGAAGCCCGCGACGATGCCAGCGCCCAGAAGGCGCCGGCCGATGCCGCCCCGGTCAAGAAGAAGCGTGCACGCAAGGCCTGAGTGAGGGCACGCTCTCCCGGCCGCCCGCTCCCGTGCGGTGCCGGCGCAGCGTCGCAACCGATACCCTGCCGACGTGCGAAGGGCGCAAGGTTGTCCCTCGCGCCCCGTCTCCATGAAGATCCGCTCAGGACCACCTCTTCGGCCCCCACCATGTGCGCTTGCGCGACCGCGTGAGCCTGGTTGCGCCCGTAACGGAGAAGTGCCTATGCCGCGGGCGCAGAGGCGCCCTCCGCCGCGGTCTCTTCCACCTCGCGCTTATGGGTCTGCCCCATCAGCACATATGCCGCTGGCACCACATAGAGAGTGAAGAGCGTGCCGATGGCGAGGCCGGTGGCGATGACGAGGCCCAGATTATAGCGGGACGCCGCGCCGGCGCCGGAGGCGAAGATTAGCGGCACCACGCCCAGCACCATGGCCGCCGTGGTCATCAGGATCGGCCGCAGCCGAAGCGTCGCGGCCGCCAGGATGGCCTCGCGCTTGGACTTGCCCTCCAATTGCAGTTCGTTCGCCACCTCCAGCATCAGGATGCCGTGCTTGCTGATGAGGCCCATCAAGGTGGTGAGGCCCACCTGCGTGTAGATGTTGATGCTCGCCCCGCCGATACCGAGGCTGATGAAGATCAGCGCTCCGGCCAGCGACATGGGCACGGAGAGCAGGATCACAACCGGGTCGCGGAAGCTGTTGAACAAGGCGGCCAGCGACAAGAAGATCACGATCAGGGCGAAGGCGAAGGTGGTGACGAAGCCGCCGCTCTCCTGCACGTATTGGCGTGAGGCGCCGCCAAAATCCAGCGTATAGCCCGGCGGCAGGGTGCGCTGGGCCAGATCCTTCAGCGCCGTGATGGCATCGCCCGTGGTGATGCCGGGCGCCACCACGCCGGCAATAGTGGCGGCATTGACCTGCTGGAAGTGGTTCAGCGATTCCGGCACCGTCTTGGTCTCGATCCGCGCCACCGTGGAGAGGGGAACCATGGTGCCGTCCGAGGTGCGGATATAATAATCAAGCACCTGATCCGTATTGAGGCGCGCCTCCTGCTGCACCTGGGGGATGACCTTGTAGGACCGCCCATCCAGGCTGAAATAATTCACATATCCGCCCCCCATGAGAGACGACAGCGCCCCGCCCACGTCACTCATGGACAATCCGAGCAGCGAGGTCTTCTCGCGGTCGATGACGATGGACGCCTGCGGCTGGTCGATCTTCAGATCATTGTTGAGGAAGATGAACAGCCCGGTGTCGAGGGCATCCTGGAGGAACTTGGCCGCCACCGCATTCAGCTTGTCGAAGCCGTCGGAGGTGCCGATGACGATCTGCATGGGCAGGCCGTTGGAGCCCGGCAGCGGGGAGGTCTGGAAGGCGACGATCTTCTGCCCCGCCACCTGGTTCAGCTCCTGCTGGATCATGGGCTGGAGCTGCTTGGTGGTGGCCTTGCGTTCGTCCCAGGGCTTCAGCACCCAGCCGGCGATGCTGGTGCTCGGCGCCTCCACCTGGAACACCGTCTCGGTCTCCGGGTGCTTGGCGAAGGTCTCATAGGTCGCCCTGTTGTAAAGCAGCTTCTGCTGCAGAGTCGCATTGGGCGCCGAGATGCTCTGGGCGAGGATGATCCCCTGGTCCTCTTCCGGCGCCAGCTCGCTCTGCGCCGTGCCATAGAGCCAATAGATGCTGGACAGCACCAGGCCCGCGAACACCGCGATGACCGGCAGATAATTCAGCGCGGAATCAAGCGAGCGGGAATAGGCGGCGGTCACCGCGCCCATCACCTTGTCCACCGCCAACACCATGCGCGATTCCAGGTCACCGCCCGCATGATCCACCGGCTTCAGCATGTGGGCCGACATCATCGGCGTAAGCGTCAGCGCCACAATGGCCGAGATGGTCACCGCCCCCACCAGCGTGAAGGCGAATTCGGTGAACAGCGCGCCGGTGAGCCCGCCCTGGAAGCCGATGGGCACATAGACGGCGATCAGCACCACCGTCATGGCGATGATGGGATTGGCCAGTTGCCGCGCCGCCGCGAACGCCGCCGCACGGGCGCTCATACCCTCCTCCATGTGGTGGTTGACGCTCTCCACCACGATGATGGCGTCATCCACCACCAGCCCGATGGCCAGCACCAAGGCGAGCAAGGTCAACAGGTTGATGCTGAAGCCGAAGGCCAGCATCATCAGGAAGGTGCCGATCAGCGACAGCGGGATGGCGATGACCGGGATCAGCACCGAGCGCCAGGACCCCAGGAACGCGAACACCACCAGCGTGACGATGGCCAGCGCCTCCACGAGGGTGTGGATCACCTCCTCGATGGAGGAATTCACGAAGGCCGAGGCATCATAGATGACGCCCATGGTCAGACCGGTGGGCAGCTGCGCCTCGATGCCCGGCAGCGCCGCCCGCACGCCGGCAATCACGTCCAGCAGGTTGGCGGAGGGGGCGATCTGGATGCCGATGTAAACGGACTCGCGGCCGCTGAACATGGTGGCCGAATCGTAGTCGTCTGACCCCAGGGTGACGTTGGCCACGTCCTTCAGCCGCACCACCGCGCCGTTCGCCTGCTTGACGATGAGGTTCTTGAACTCATCCACATTGTGCAGGCTGGTGGAGGCGGTGAGATTCACCTGCACCATCTGGCCCTTGGTGTTGCCGAGGCTGGCGATATAGTCGTTGTTGCTGAGCGCGGTGGAGACCTCGGAGGCGGTGACGCCATAGGCCGCGAGGCGGATGGGATCGAGCCAGGCGCGCATGGCGAAGGTCTTGCTGCCGAGCAACTCAGCCGTCTGCACGCCGGTCACGGCCTGCAGCTTGGGCTGCACCACGCGAATGAGGTAGTCGGTGATCTGGTTGGCAGCGATCGCATCGCTGCGGAAGCCAATATACATGGAATCGATGGTCTGCCCGACCTTCACGGTCAGCACCGGCTGCTGCGTGCCGGAGGGCAATTGGTTCAGCACCGAATTGACCTTGGTGTTGATCTCGGTCAGCGCCTTGCCGGTATCGTAGTTGAGCCGGAGGTTGACCGTGATGGTGCTGGTGCCGGTGGTGCTGGTGGAGGTCATGTAGTCAATGCCGTTCGCCTGGGCGATGGCATTTTCCAGCGGGGTCGTGATGAAGCCGGCCACCACGTCGGGATCTGCGCCGGGATAGGTCGTCGACACGGTGACGATGGCGTTCTGGGTGCGCGGATATTGCAGGATCGGCATGGAGCTCATGGCCCTGAGGCCGAGCACCAGGATGAGGAGGCTGACGACAATCGACAGCACGGGCCGGCGGATGAAGATATCGGTGAAGGATGACATGGCTGCCTCCGCTCACTTGTCGATGATGGAGGGTGAGGGATTGTCGGTGGGCAGCACAGTGTTGTTGATCTTCACCTGCGATCCGTTGTGCAGCTTCATCTGCCCGGCCACCACCACTTCGTCCCCAGCGGCAAGGCCGGAGGTGACGGCGATCTGATCGCCGCGCGTTTCGCCGGTCTTCACGAACACCTGGCGGACGGCAAGGCCCGTGGCCGAGCCCTCCTTCTTCTCCACCACGAAAGCGATGTCGCCATAGGGATTGGCGGTGATGGCGGTCTGAGGCACCGTCACGAGGGGGCTCGGCGAGCCGACCGACACTTCCACCGTGGCGAACATGCCGGGCACCAGCCGATGGTCATCGTTACGGAATTCAGCCCGCACCTGGACGTTGCGGGAGGTGGAATCCACCTTGGGGCTGATGGCCGTGATGGTGCCCTCGAAGGCCTGTCCCTGATAGGTGTCGACGCTCGCCTTCACGGTCTGGCCGGTGCGCACCTCGGCCAGCGCCTGCTGGGGCAGATAGAAGTCGATGAAGATGGGGTTCAGCGACTGGAGGGTGACCACCGCCGTGCCTGCGCTGACATATTGGCCGAGATCCACGGAACGGATACCGAGCCGGCCGGAAAAGGGCGCGGTCAGGGTCTTCTTGTCCACCACCGCCTGCTGCTCGGCCACCTGGGCGAGCGCCTTCTTCAGGTTGGCGGTGTCGCTGTCGATGGTGGCCTGGCTGACCGCGTGGATCTTCAACTGCTCCTGGTCACGGTTGAGGATGATGGCGCTCACATTTGCGGTCGCCTTCAGCGCCTCGAGGTTCGCCAGTTCCTGCTCGTTACGCAGTTGAAGCAGGACTTGGCCCTCCTTCACCTCGTCGCCTGACTTGAAATTGAGCGCGGCGACGATGCCGGAGCTTTCCAGCGAGAGGTCTGCGCCCGCCTCCGCCCGCACGCTGCCCACCGCCTTGATGGTATCTTGCCAGGGCGTGACCGCCGCGGGCATGGTGGCCACCGTCTGCGGGGGGTCCTTCAGCGAGGCCAGCGCCTGCTTAATCATGGTCGCCTTGAACGTCTGGAAGCCGTAAAGCCCGCCGAAAATCAGGCCGACGGCGACCAACATCAGGATCATCCGCTTCTTCATGTGTCGTCTCTCATCGCAGGTGCGAGCGGGCCGTGGGGCGCCGGCGGTTCAGTGATCCTGGAAGTAGCCCGCGTGGGTGCGGGGCGTTGACTGGGCGGTCTGGTCCACGCGGTTCCACCACCCCCCGCCCAGCGCCTGGAACAGGGCCGCCGTGTCGGAGAAGCGCAGCGCCTGCGCCTTCACGCGGGCGATGACCGCCTGCTGGTAGTTCTGCTCGGAGGTGAGCACCGAGGGATAGGTGACAGCGCCGGCCAGATACTGGGTGCGCGAGATCTTCACGCTCTCCTGCGCGGCCCGCTCATAGGCCAGTTGCGCCTTCAGCGTGTCGGCATCCGTCTGGATGGCGCGCAGCGCATCGGCCACGTCCTTGAAGGCGGAGATGACGGTGCTCTTATATTGCGCGAAAGCCTGCTCGCGGCTGGCGATGGCGGATTCCTTGTCGTGGAACAACGTGCCGCCGTCGAACACCGTCTGCGCAGCGCTGGCGGCGATGCTCCAGGCGGCGGTGCCGGGATTGAAGAGGCTGTCGGGGGTGAGGCCCGCGCGCCCATAGCTGCCTGAAAGCTGGATCTGCGGGAGCATGTTCGCCACATTCACGCCGACCGTGGCGGTGGCCTTGTGCAGACTCGCCTCCGCCGAAGCGATGTCCGGCCGCTGCCGCACCAGGGCCGAGGGCAGGCTCACAGGGAGGTCGCGGGGCAAGGTGAGGCTGGCGAGCGTCACATGCTCGCCACGATCCTCGCTGGGCAGGCGACCCAGATAGGCCATGAGCTGGTTGCGCTGCTGGGCCAGTTGCTTCTGCAGCGGCGGCAAGGTGGCCTGCGTCTGGGCGAGATTGGACTGCTGGGAGAGCACGTCGGACTGCGTCACCGCGCCCAGCTCGAACTGGCGCTTGACCAGCGTCAGCTGTTCCTCCTCGGACTTGATGATGTCGTTGGTGGCATCGATCTGCGCCCGCAGGGACGCATCGGTTATGGCCGCGGTCACCACATTGGCGGTGAGGCTGAGATAGGTAGCTTCCAGCTGGTAGCGCTGATACTCGGCCTGCGCCTGCAAGGCCTCCACCTGGCGGCGGGTGCCCCCCCAAGCGTCGAGCGCATAGGTGACGCTGACCGAGGCGTTGTAGAGATTGTAGGGGCTGGTATTGCCGCTCTCGCCCTGGCTCGCGAGGGAGGAGACCTGACGGCTCGGGCTGCCGCTGGCCGAGACCTGGGGAAAGAGGGCCCCCTCCTCCGCCAGCGCATTCTCCCGCGCCGCGCGCAAGGCCGCCTGGGCGGCCGCGATGTCCGGGTGGTTGCGGACGGCCTCTTCCACGAAGGCGTTGATCTGCTTGTTGCGGAACACCCTCCACCATTCGCCGGGCAGGTCGCGGCCCTGTTGGAACGCCTGACTGGCACCACCATGCACGTCCGCCGAGGCGGTGGCCTGGGGCGGACCACCGGGGAGATAGCCGTTCACCCGCGGCGCGTCGGGAGCCACGAAGTCGGGGCCCACCATGCACCCGCTCAAGAGGAGCAGCGTGGAAAGCATGAGACCGCCCCTCAGCCAGGAGGGCCCCAAAGAGAGCGGGCGGTGATGGCAGTGAATCGATGGCACTGGCGGCATCCAATCTGAACCGAACCGTACAGTTCAGCCATTGGTTAAGCTGCGCCATTGAAGGAGTCAAGATGGACCGAACTGTTCAGTTTTGATAAAGATCGCCCCATGAGTGACCTCGACCCGACTCTCCCGCCGCCCACCGCGCTTGAGGAGCTGCGCCCCAAGGCGCGCGAAGCGCTGCTGGCGGCGCGCGCCGTTTTCCTGGAAGAAGGGTATGACGGCGCCAAGATGGACACGATCGCGCGCGTCGCATCCTTGTCCAAGGCGACGCTCTATGCCCATTTCGCCAGCAAGAGCGATCTCTTCGAGGCGTTGATCCGGCACGAATGCCGCGCGGTGAATGCCAGCCTTTACAGGCCCGATCCGGGCAACCCCAGAATGACCGATGAACTGCGGAAGGTGGCTGCCAATTATCGCCAGATCTTCATCCACAAGGCCGGCATCGAACTCTATCGGATCCTCGTTCCCGTGGCGCCCCGCTTCCCCCGCCTCGCCCGCACCTTCTATGCCGAGGGTCCATCAGCCACGATCCGGCAATTGGCTGATTATCTCGGCGTGTTGCGCGACACCGGCCGACTGCGCCTGCCCGATGCGGACCTGGCCGCGCGCCAGTTTCTCGCGCTGGTGACCGAAGACATCAAGCTCAATGGCGCGCTGGGCCTGCCCGCGGCCAGCGCCCGCCAGACCGAGAAGATCATCACCAGCGGCATTGCCATGTTCGTGAGCGTCTATGCCGTCGCACAGCAGGACGAGAGAGTCACGGTGGACTGATCGCAGGGGAGAGGAGCGACACCCAGGCCGATCCCCGGCCGGAAGAGCCTTTCAGGGGACCGGCCCGCTGGTCCCTCGCACCTCTGGGAGTGGGCGATCCATGGCAAAGCGTGGCCCAAGATCGCAATGGCTGCTCCCATCGCCGCGCGTCGGGAAAGGCCACAGACCGGAACTCGCGTCGCCTCTCCGCGTTGGTTCTCGACACGCCTCATGGCCCTCTGCAACCCGGAGCCTGAAATGGATGTAACGCCGACCGCCGTCACCTGGGAAACGCCTGTTCTGGTGGAGACCCCGGTGGGCATGGAAGTGACAAGTTACGCCTCCGCGGAGATCGCCCGCGACGAGGACGACTAAGGAGCAAGCATGCGCGTCCTCCTGCTGGGGTCCGCCGCCGGAGGGGGCGTGCCGCAGTGGAACTGCCGATGCACGGTGTGCGAGCTGGCCCGCGCGGGGGACCCCCGCGTGCGCCCGCGCACCCAATGCGGCTTTGCGGTCAGCGCCGATGGCACAGACTGGGTGCTCGTGAACGCTTCTCCAGATCTGCGGCAGCAATTGCTTGCCGCGCCGGCACTCGCGCCCACCGGCTTAGTCCGCTCCTCTCCCATCCGCGGGGTGGTCCTGACCAATGGCGAACTGGACCATGTGGTCGGATTGCTCTGCCTGCGCGAGCGTCACTCGTTTGCCCTCTACGCCACCGCCGAAACCCATGCCGCGCTCGATGCCAACCCCATATTCGAGGCGCTCGGCAGGGACGTGGTGACGCGGGTCACGATGTCGGAGGGCGCGCCGATGGAGATCTCTGGATTGACGGTGGAGGCAATGGCCGTTGCGGGAAAGGTGCCGCTCTATCTTGAGGGCAAGACGCAGGCGCCCGCCAGTGCCGTCGCCCTCCACATCCGCCATGCCGGACGGGTCTGTGTAATCGCGCCCAACTGCGCCGCCGTCACCCATGAGCTTCGAGCCGCATGCGATAGGGCCGACCTTTTTTTCTTCGACGGCACCACCTTCACCGATGACGAGATGATCCACTCCGGCCTGTCTGAGAAAAGCGCCGGCCGCATGGGGCATGTTGCCATGGACGGTCCGCGGGGTTCTCTCGCGGCATTCCGTGGGCTCGATATCGGCCGGCGGGTCTATGTCCATATCAACAACAGCAATCCGGTGCTGATTGAGGATAGCCCCGAAAACCGCCAGGTCCGCGCCGCCGGCTGGGAGGTCGGTCACGATGGGATGGAGTTCGCGACATGAACCGGGCGGACTTCGAGGCGGCGCTGCGCGGCATTGGCGCGGAGCGTTATCACAATCTCCATCCGTTCCATCAGCGCCTGCATTCCGGCGCGTGCAGCAAGGCGCAAGTGCAGGCCTGGGCGCTCAACCGCTATTTCTACCAGTCCCGCCTGCCGCTTAAGGACGCCGCCATCCTCGGGCAGATGGACGAACCGGCCCTCCGCCGGGAATGGCGCCAGCGCATCTGCGACCATGACGGCACGGCGGCGGACCCCGGCGGCATCTCCCGCTGGCTGGCATTGACGGATGCCCTCGGGCTCGACCGTGACCTTGTCACGTCCACGCGCGCCATCCTTCCCATCACGCGTTTCGCGGTGGAGGCCTATGTCTCGTTCTGCCGGACGCGTCCGCTTCTGGAGGTCATCGCCTCATCCCTGACCGAGCTGTTTTCGCCCGCCATCATCGAGGAGCGGATGGCGGGCATGTTGCGCCATTACGACTTCGTGGATGCACGCGCACTGGCCTATTTTTCGGCCCGGCCGCCGCAGGCGAGCCGCGATGTGGCCTTCGCGCTGGGCTATGTGCTGGAGCACGCCACCTGCGACGCCCGCCAGGATGCCGCGCTCGCGGCCCTGCGCTTCAAGACCGATATCCTGTGGGCCCAACTCGACGCGCTGTGGCTCGCTTATGTGGAGTACAGGGCGCCCCCCGGGACGTGGCAGCCATGCCCGTAGCGCTCTTACCGGCCACACGCCCACGCCTGCCGCGCGGGGTGCGCCTGCGCCGGGACGCCAGCCGGGGATGGCTACTCCTGGCACCGGAGACGGTGTTCGAGGCCAATCACAGCGCGGCTGAGATCCTGGCGCTCTGCGACGGCCAGCATACCCTCGCCGAGGTGGTGGATGCCCTCGCCCCCCGCCATGGCGGCAATCGCGCGCGCATCCGGGAGGACGCGGAACGGCTGATTGGCGCCCTGCATCAGAAGCGGCTTTTGGACCTGTGAGCGCCATCGCCCCTCCCCTCGGCCTCCTGGCTGAGCTGACCCATCGCTGCCCCCTGGGCTGCCCCTATTGCTCCAACCCGCAAGCGCTCACGCCCAAAGCGGACGAACTCGACACCGAGGCTTGGTGCCGGGTGCTCGGCGAGGCCGCGGATCTGGGGGTGATTCACGTCCACCTGTCCGGAGGCGAACCTGCGGCACGTCCCGACCTCGTCCCTCTCATTTCACAGTGCACGCGCCTCGGCCTCTATTCCAACCTCATCACCTCGGCGGTGGGGCTCACCGCCGCGCGCGTTGCGCAGCTCTCCGATGCCGGGCTCGACCATGTGCAGATTTCCGTACAGGCTGCTGATGCGGCACGGGCGGACGCCATTGCCGGCTATGACGGCGCCTTCGCCCGCAAGCGCGAGATCGCCGCGCATGTGGTGGCGGCCGGCCTGCCTCTCACAGTCAATGCCGTGCTGCATCGCGCCAATCTCGACCAGATGGAGGGGCTAATCACCCTGGCGGTGGAGATGGGGGCGCGCCGCGTGGAACTGGCCCATGCCCAGTATTATGGCTGGGCACTGCTCAACCGGCCCGCGCTCCAGGCCGAAGCCGGCGCGGCGGGGGATGCCATTGCCATTGCCGAAACCCTGCGGGAGCGCTTTGCCGGGGTAATCGTGGTGGACCATGTGCTGCCCGACTATCATGCCACCTATCCCAAGGCGTGCATGGGCGGATGGGGGCGCCGGATCCTGAACATCACCCCGTCCGGCAGGGCCCTCCCCTGCCATGCGGCGGAAACCTTACCCGGGCTGGACTTCTGGTCGGTCACCGATCATTCCCTGTCCGACATCTGGCACCATTCTCCCGCCTTCAACGCGTTTCGCGGCACGCACTGGATGGAGGAGCCCTGCCGATCCTGTCCCAGAAAGGAGGTGGATTTCGGCGGCTGCCGGTGCCAGGCCATGGCCCTTTCCGGGCGCCCGCAGGCCACCGACCCGGTCTGCCGCTACGCGCCCGACCGCGCGAAGGTGGATGCGGCCCTTGCGCGTGAAGCCGGGCAGGCGCCCGCCCCCTACCGCTTCCGAAGGTGATGCGGCGGGGAAGACGGCGGTCAGCGATGCAATGGGGGGACGTCCGCACGGCGGGCACGGACACGGTCAATCTCGCTCGCCCGGTCCCTCGCCACTGAGCTTGCCTTCCTCCAGGGCAGTCTTGCGCACCACCCAGCCAAGGGTGAGGCCCTGCACCAGGATGGTGAACAGGACCACCGCATAGGTAGCCGCCAGGAGTGGCGCGCGCGCCGGCGTGCCGGTCAGAGACAGGGCGAGCGCCACCGAGATGCCCCCGCGCACACCGCCCCAGGTGAGCACGTAAAGGGTACCCCGGGCAAAGGTCTGCCAGCGGGCCAGCAGTGAAATGGAGATGGCAACCGATATGAACCGGCCCGCCAGAACCAGGGGAACGGCGAGGAGCCCCACCCACGCCATGGCCGGGTTGAAGCGCAGCACCAGCACCTCCAGCCCGATCAGCAAGAACAGGACCGCATTGAGAATGTCATCGATCAGCGTCCAGAAGCCGAAAACATAACGTTTCGTGCGGTCGCTCATGGCATAGGCGACGCCGCGATTGCCGATGAGTACGCCGGCCACCACCACTGCGATCGGCCCGCTCATGTGAAAAGCATCGGCCAGGGCATAGGTGGAGGTGACGAGGGCCAGTGAGATCATCACCTCGATCGAATAGTCGTCGATGGCGCGCATGGCCCGGTAAGCCACATAGCCGGTGGCAAGGCCGAGGAGCGCCCCGCCGCCCGCCTCCAGCACCAGCAGACGCAGGATGTGATAAAGGTTCGAGGCCGCCTCGCTGCCGCTCGCCATCTGTAGGGTGATGGTGAAGAGAACGACAGCGATGCCGTCATTGAAGAGCGCCTCGCCGCTCATGTCGGTCTCCAGCTTGACGGGAACATTGACCGACCGCAGCGTCGAGAGGACCGCGACCGGATCGGTCGGGGCGATGAGCGCGCCGAAGACGAGCGACCAGGCAAAGCTGACGGGCACGCCGAGCGCCGCGGTGCCGAGCCACAGGCCGGTGGCGATGATGAGGGTGGACAGGCCGACCCCGAGCGTCGCGAAGGCACCCACCACCAGCGCGCGACGGCGCAGGCGGCCGAAATCCACATGCAGAGCTCCCGCAAACAGCAGGAAGGCGAGCATGCCGTGCATCACCGCTTCGTAGAAGTCGATCTGCTGGAAACTTTCGGCCAGGGTCGCGTAGAGGGGAGTATCGGGGAACACGATCTCGATGGCGATCAGCAACAGCGATGCCCCGAGCCCCATCACCAGCAGGCCGATATTGTCCGGCAGCCGGAGCACCTGGTGGTTGAGCCATGCGAACGTCGCGGTCACGGTGAGAAGGCCGGCCAGGAGCTCAAACAATGAAAGCATGGGTCTGTCCCCGCGCCCGCCTGCGCTTCGTCAGCCTGGGGCCAATCCAGCGCGCTGCGCCTCCCTCACCATCGCGCCGCGCCACCTGGCGCGGCGACGCCCCGTCCAACGTCTGGAAAGCATCAACGTCACCCGGGGCTCATCGCGCCGCCCTCGCGCGATGAGCCCCGGGGCCAACGCTAGGGGCGTGTGGCGCCTACGCCGTGGGACTGCACGTCCGCATTTGCCGCCGCCGCGCGCACCGCACCAGCCGGCAGGGCATAGGCGATCACCTCGTCACCGATGGGCGTCTCCATGAAATGATGCCCGCCGGTCATGATCACCACATACTGCCGGCCGTCCACCTCATAGGTCATGGGCGTCGCCTGGCCGCCGGCGGGCAGCTTATCCTGCCAAACGGTCTTGCCGGTCTCCATGTCGATCGCCCGGATGAGATCGTCGGTGGCCGCTGCGATGAAGATGAGACCGCCCGCAGTCACCACCGCGCCGCCATTATTGGGTGTGCCGATGGTCACCGGCAGCATGGAGGGAATTCCGAACGGACCATTCTTCAGCGCCTGCCCCAAGGGCCGGTCCCACAGGGTTTCGCCAGTGGCAAGGTCGATCGCCCGGATGCCGCCATATGGCGGCTCCTTGCAGAGCAGGCCCGTCACCGGAAGGCGCCAGCCGGCGTTCACGTCGATGGCGAACGGCGTGCCCGCCTGCGGATCGCCTGCCCCCTCGGCGCCGCTGCCCAGGTCTCCGCCCCGGGCCTCGCTGCGCGGCGTCCAACCCTTGCGGTCAGCCTCCGCACGCGGAACGAGCCGGTTGTGGTTGGGCATGTCATTGTAATTGGCGATGATGATGCCGCGGCGCGGATCAACCGCAACCCCGCCCCAGTCCGAGCCGCCATTATAGCCGGGATACTCGATCCAATGGGTGTCGCTCGTGGGCGGGGTATAGATGCCTTCATAATGCGCCTGCCGGAACTGGATGCGGCAGAACATCTGGTCGATGGGCGACATGCCCCACATGGCGGCCTCCGTCAGCCTGGCCTTGCGCAGCGTGTGGTAGAGCGAGAAGGGTTGCGTCGGCGCGCGTTGGTCCGGCTCTACCCCACCCTGCGGCACCGGGCGCTCCTCGACGCCCGTCAGGGGCTGACCCGTGCGGCGGTCGAGGATGTAGATGTCGCCCTGCTTGCTGGGTAGCACGAGCGCGGGAACCACCCCGTTGGCGGAGGGGAAATCCACCAGCGTCGCTTGCGAGCCGAGGTCATAGTCCCACACATCCTTGTGCACGGTCTGGAAAGACCAGGCCACCCGTCCAGTAGTGACATCGATGGCCGTCAGCGATGTGGAGAAGGCATTTTCCGCCGGCG
This genomic interval from Aquabacter sp. L1I39 contains the following:
- the pqqC gene encoding pyrroloquinoline-quinone synthase PqqC, yielding MNRADFEAALRGIGAERYHNLHPFHQRLHSGACSKAQVQAWALNRYFYQSRLPLKDAAILGQMDEPALRREWRQRICDHDGTAADPGGISRWLALTDALGLDRDLVTSTRAILPITRFAVEAYVSFCRTRPLLEVIASSLTELFSPAIIEERMAGMLRHYDFVDARALAYFSARPPQASRDVAFALGYVLEHATCDARQDAALAALRFKTDILWAQLDALWLAYVEYRAPPGTWQPCP
- the pqqD gene encoding pyrroloquinoline quinone biosynthesis peptide chaperone PqqD; amino-acid sequence: MPVALLPATRPRLPRGVRLRRDASRGWLLLAPETVFEANHSAAEILALCDGQHTLAEVVDALAPRHGGNRARIREDAERLIGALHQKRLLDL
- the pqqE gene encoding pyrroloquinoline quinone biosynthesis protein PqqE translates to MSAIAPPLGLLAELTHRCPLGCPYCSNPQALTPKADELDTEAWCRVLGEAADLGVIHVHLSGGEPAARPDLVPLISQCTRLGLYSNLITSAVGLTAARVAQLSDAGLDHVQISVQAADAARADAIAGYDGAFARKREIAAHVVAAGLPLTVNAVLHRANLDQMEGLITLAVEMGARRVELAHAQYYGWALLNRPALQAEAGAAGDAIAIAETLRERFAGVIVVDHVLPDYHATYPKACMGGWGRRILNITPSGRALPCHAAETLPGLDFWSVTDHSLSDIWHHSPAFNAFRGTHWMEEPCRSCPRKEVDFGGCRCQAMALSGRPQATDPVCRYAPDRAKVDAALAREAGQAPAPYRFRR
- a CDS encoding cation:proton antiporter, with translation MLSLFELLAGLLTVTATFAWLNHQVLRLPDNIGLLVMGLGASLLLIAIEIVFPDTPLYATLAESFQQIDFYEAVMHGMLAFLLFAGALHVDFGRLRRRALVVGAFATLGVGLSTLIIATGLWLGTAALGVPVSFAWSLVFGALIAPTDPVAVLSTLRSVNVPVKLETDMSGEALFNDGIAVVLFTITLQMASGSEAASNLYHILRLLVLEAGGGALLGLATGYVAYRAMRAIDDYSIEVMISLALVTSTYALADAFHMSGPIAVVVAGVLIGNRGVAYAMSDRTKRYVFGFWTLIDDILNAVLFLLIGLEVLVLRFNPAMAWVGLLAVPLVLAGRFISVAISISLLARWQTFARGTLYVLTWGGVRGGISVALALSLTGTPARAPLLAATYAVVLFTILVQGLTLGWVVRKTALEEGKLSGEGPGERD